In the genome of Armatimonadota bacterium, one region contains:
- a CDS encoding DNA starvation/stationary phase protection protein, with translation MGTKKVADALSDVLADSYVLFAKTQNYHWNVVGPDFPGLHALFQTQYEELFLAVDEVAERIRQLGFKTPGTLGGFLKATVLSEGEATNAPGMVADLAACHEKLAARAQTAIKVADEAGDEGSLDLMVARRKAHDKTAWMLRATLGEEAGTASGRSSATAAVTKASKSTVKVVTKARPKAEKKVKEKKSTVAKAVPDAKKAAPVKAAKPAAASGKKKVRQAMG, from the coding sequence ATGGGAACGAAGAAGGTCGCTGACGCTTTATCCGACGTGTTGGCCGATTCGTACGTGCTGTTCGCCAAGACGCAGAACTATCACTGGAACGTGGTCGGCCCCGATTTCCCGGGCCTTCACGCCTTGTTCCAGACGCAGTACGAAGAGCTCTTCCTTGCCGTCGACGAGGTCGCAGAGAGGATCCGCCAACTCGGGTTCAAAACTCCCGGCACGCTCGGCGGGTTCTTGAAAGCGACGGTGCTGTCCGAGGGCGAAGCCACGAACGCACCTGGCATGGTCGCCGACCTCGCCGCCTGCCACGAGAAGCTCGCCGCACGGGCCCAGACCGCGATCAAAGTGGCCGATGAGGCCGGCGACGAAGGATCTCTCGACCTTATGGTCGCAAGGCGCAAAGCCCATGACAAGACGGCGTGGATGTTGCGGGCGACTCTGGGAGAAGAGGCCGGGACTGCTTCGGGCCGCTCGAGCGCGACGGCCGCCGTGACGAAGGCGTCGAAGAGCACCGTCAAAGTCGTGACCAAGGCCCGGCCCAAGGCCGAGAAGAAGGTCAAGGAGAAGAAGTCGACGGTCGCCAAGGCCGTCCCGGACGCCAAGAAGGCCGCTCCGGTCAAGGCTGCGAAGCCTGCAGCGGCTTCGGGCAAGAAGAAGGTTCGCCAGGCCATGGGCTGA
- a CDS encoding FHA domain-containing protein, translating into MGMTMHDPNRTRLGAPPDSDPNRTMMAAPPVADPNRTIMGAAPSLNTTVTIKPVQCPVCKSFNPPGLMFCNDCGLIFEMALDGDAFGAPAVQLPVLVETTGREYQLRPGINVVGRAGDISVEDTRVSRRHCQVTLEGGILMVEDLGSTNGTSLGGQKLAQGERKALANGEKVSLGGFELTLSMPGEGSKTVQAMSGRTAAISVAPTVSDAVAWLVLPDREVPLAPGTHSFGRRDTNEICIPDPYVSGSHGTVDVTDEGVFLTDTGSTNGTVLNEAKLAPNMRTKLGPDDVIKLGSLEIGIRFKT; encoded by the coding sequence ATGGGAATGACCATGCACGATCCGAACAGAACCCGGCTCGGAGCGCCACCGGATTCCGACCCGAACCGGACCATGATGGCCGCTCCGCCCGTGGCCGATCCGAACCGGACGATCATGGGTGCGGCCCCGTCGTTGAACACGACCGTCACGATCAAGCCCGTCCAGTGCCCGGTCTGTAAGTCCTTCAACCCTCCGGGGCTCATGTTCTGCAACGATTGCGGACTCATTTTTGAAATGGCCCTCGACGGCGACGCCTTCGGTGCACCGGCCGTGCAACTACCGGTCCTCGTCGAAACGACGGGACGGGAGTACCAGCTTCGACCTGGGATCAACGTCGTCGGACGCGCCGGGGACATTTCGGTCGAGGATACGCGCGTCAGCCGTCGGCACTGTCAGGTCACTCTGGAAGGCGGGATCCTGATGGTCGAGGACCTAGGGTCGACGAACGGGACTTCGCTCGGGGGCCAGAAGCTCGCTCAAGGTGAACGCAAGGCGCTCGCCAACGGGGAGAAAGTGTCGCTCGGCGGTTTCGAACTGACCTTGTCGATGCCAGGTGAAGGGTCGAAGACCGTCCAAGCCATGAGCGGACGGACCGCCGCCATTTCGGTCGCCCCGACCGTCAGCGACGCCGTGGCCTGGCTCGTCCTTCCGGACCGGGAGGTCCCTTTGGCGCCGGGGACGCACTCCTTCGGGAGGCGGGACACCAACGAGATCTGCATCCCGGACCCCTATGTCAGCGGCAGCCACGGGACGGTCGACGTCACGGACGAAGGCGTGTTCTTGACCGACACGGGTTCGACGAACGGTACAGTCCTGAACGAGGCCAAGTTGGCGCCGAACATGCGCACCAAGCTCGGCCCTGACGACGTCATCAAACTCGGAAGCCTGGAGATCGGCATCCGCTTTAAGACCTGA
- a CDS encoding DUF853 family protein: MADGIYFGKAEQPVLLTPKFGNRHGLIAGATGTGKTVSLQTLAEGFSRLGVPVFMADVKGDLAGISQPGGGNPKLEARAEQIGYSLEYCAFPVMFWDLYGEQGHPIRATVSEMGPLLLSRLLELNETQEGVLNVAFKYADDNGLVLLDLKDLRAMLQHVADHSKELTTAYGNVSSATIGAIQRSLLVLEQQGAEQFFGEPALDLHDLMRVGSEGRGTINILAADRLMQSPRLYSTFLLWLLSELFEALPEVGDPDQPKLVFFFDEAHLLFTDAPKALLEKIEQVVRLIRSKGVGVYFITQNPIDVPDTVLAQLGNRVQHALRAFTPRDQKAVRASAETFRPNPAFSTEEIITQLAVGEALVSFLEEKGTPMVVQRTLVAPPSSRLGTVTPDERQRTVDKSPCQGKYEEAVDRESAYEVLAARAEAAAQEAEQAPAERQPARTRRDPNSAGEIIGSMAKSLARSAGTQLGRQLIRGVLGGLFKGR, from the coding sequence ATGGCCGACGGCATTTACTTCGGGAAAGCAGAACAACCCGTCTTGCTTACTCCTAAATTCGGGAACAGGCACGGATTGATCGCCGGGGCGACGGGCACAGGAAAGACCGTCAGCCTCCAGACCCTCGCCGAAGGGTTCAGCCGACTCGGAGTGCCCGTCTTTATGGCCGACGTCAAAGGCGATCTTGCGGGCATCAGTCAGCCAGGAGGCGGGAACCCTAAGCTCGAAGCCCGCGCCGAACAGATCGGTTACAGCCTGGAGTACTGCGCCTTCCCCGTCATGTTCTGGGACCTCTACGGCGAACAAGGGCATCCGATCCGCGCGACGGTCAGCGAAATGGGCCCGCTCCTTCTCAGCAGGCTTCTGGAACTCAACGAGACGCAGGAGGGCGTCCTGAACGTCGCGTTCAAATACGCCGACGACAACGGGCTCGTCCTTCTCGACCTCAAAGACCTGCGCGCCATGCTCCAGCACGTCGCCGACCATAGCAAAGAACTGACGACCGCCTATGGCAACGTCAGCTCGGCGACGATCGGAGCGATCCAGAGGTCGCTCCTCGTCCTCGAGCAGCAAGGCGCCGAACAGTTCTTCGGTGAGCCGGCCCTCGACCTCCATGACTTGATGCGGGTCGGGTCCGAGGGACGGGGGACGATCAACATCCTCGCTGCGGACAGGCTCATGCAGAGTCCACGGCTGTATTCGACCTTTTTGCTTTGGCTCCTTTCCGAACTGTTCGAAGCCCTCCCCGAAGTCGGTGATCCCGACCAGCCGAAGCTCGTCTTCTTCTTCGACGAGGCACACCTCCTGTTCACCGACGCGCCCAAGGCCCTTCTCGAAAAGATCGAACAGGTCGTGCGGTTGATCCGGTCAAAGGGCGTCGGCGTCTATTTCATCACTCAAAACCCGATCGACGTCCCCGACACTGTCCTCGCCCAATTGGGCAACCGCGTCCAACACGCCCTGCGCGCGTTCACGCCGCGCGACCAGAAAGCGGTCCGCGCCAGTGCCGAGACGTTCCGCCCCAATCCGGCCTTTTCCACGGAGGAGATCATCACGCAATTGGCGGTCGGTGAAGCGCTCGTGTCGTTCCTCGAGGAGAAGGGCACCCCGATGGTCGTCCAGCGGACCCTTGTCGCCCCACCCTCGTCGCGACTGGGGACGGTCACGCCGGACGAACGGCAACGGACGGTCGATAAGAGCCCCTGCCAAGGTAAGTACGAAGAGGCCGTCGACCGCGAGTCCGCCTATGAAGTGCTGGCTGCACGGGCCGAGGCGGCCGCACAAGAGGCCGAGCAGGCCCCAGCAGAGCGCCAACCTGCCAGAACGCGGCGTGACCCGAACTCTGCGGGCGAGATCATCGGCTCGATGGCGAAGTCGTTGGCACGGTCGGCGGGGACGCAACTGGGCCGCCAGTTGATCCGCGGCGTCCTCGGCGGGCTCTTCAAAGGCCGCTAA
- a CDS encoding GAF domain-containing protein codes for MKRGTKVPAHSQERMLTLAETSRMLEAVHLATRKLASSADLNVVLRDVLELCVEAVGAEGGTIYIHEPALNRLKFAYVYPETVAERLERLDIPDDYGVAGEVFKSAKVRINTFSDDGQPGRLRIREKTGITVRTMITLPLAIAGLEPLGIVQLVNKRSGAFNETDEAVLESVSDVCTLAIMNSRLLAQQTRVASLEGMGRAAHDLANKAGVLITFIDDFRRNLNGLREALGCIPTNAEACFHLEMLESSFEEVFAPYSERVYRYARLINDLAAGKKLTPKLKRASLASVVEESAQFMESAARKSHVRILYELDRGAPEAEFDDLYVIRIVENLVGNAIKAVAEMVDDEWIAANAGNDEAYFGAVTVRHRFEEGAHVIEVEDEGPGIPPATIRSILAGTASSSWQRAAGTGFGTKVVMELAGALGAKVSVKSKLGEGTTFRVEFPR; via the coding sequence TTGAAGAGGGGGACCAAGGTCCCTGCCCACAGTCAAGAACGGATGCTGACGCTGGCCGAAACCTCACGAATGCTCGAGGCCGTGCACCTGGCGACTCGAAAGTTGGCCAGTTCTGCCGACCTCAACGTCGTCCTGCGCGACGTGCTCGAGCTGTGCGTGGAGGCCGTCGGCGCCGAAGGCGGGACCATCTATATCCATGAACCCGCCCTCAACAGGCTGAAGTTCGCCTACGTTTATCCGGAAACCGTCGCCGAGCGGCTCGAGCGCCTCGACATCCCTGACGACTATGGCGTTGCGGGCGAGGTCTTTAAATCGGCCAAGGTCCGGATCAACACGTTTTCCGACGACGGACAACCGGGCCGCCTGCGCATTCGGGAGAAGACCGGCATCACCGTCCGGACGATGATCACGCTGCCCTTGGCCATCGCCGGCCTGGAGCCGCTCGGGATCGTCCAACTAGTGAACAAGCGGTCCGGAGCGTTCAACGAGACCGACGAGGCCGTCCTTGAGTCGGTTTCGGACGTTTGCACCCTCGCGATCATGAATTCGCGACTCTTGGCGCAGCAGACCCGGGTCGCGTCCCTTGAAGGTATGGGCCGGGCGGCTCACGACCTGGCGAACAAAGCGGGCGTGCTGATCACGTTCATCGACGACTTCCGGAGGAACCTGAACGGGCTCCGGGAAGCCCTTGGTTGCATCCCGACCAACGCCGAGGCGTGTTTCCACCTCGAGATGCTCGAGAGTTCGTTCGAGGAGGTCTTCGCACCGTATTCCGAGCGCGTCTATCGGTACGCCCGTTTGATCAACGACCTGGCCGCGGGGAAGAAACTGACGCCCAAGCTGAAGCGGGCGTCGCTGGCCTCGGTCGTCGAAGAGAGCGCGCAGTTCATGGAATCTGCGGCGCGCAAGTCGCACGTCCGGATCCTCTACGAACTGGACCGAGGGGCGCCGGAGGCCGAGTTCGACGACCTCTACGTCATCCGGATCGTCGAAAACCTGGTCGGGAACGCGATCAAGGCCGTCGCCGAAATGGTCGACGACGAGTGGATCGCAGCCAACGCTGGGAACGACGAAGCCTATTTCGGAGCCGTGACGGTGCGCCACAGGTTCGAGGAGGGTGCCCACGTGATCGAAGTCGAAGACGAAGGCCCCGGCATTCCGCCCGCCACGATCCGGTCGATCTTGGCCGGAACGGCGTCATCGTCGTGGCAGAGGGCGGCGGGCACCGGTTTCGGGACCAAGGTCGTCATGGAGCTGGCCGGCGCCCTCGGCGCCAAGGTCAGTGTCAAGTCGAAGCTCGGCGAAGGGACGACCTTTAGGGTCGAGTTTCCTCGCTGA
- a CDS encoding Stp1/IreP family PP2C-type Ser/Thr phosphatase, translated as MEETTAEFDVVDLVPAAELRIRTAVSVGAKTDLGRVRENNEDKYEFYVPDDVARLATKGLVFVVCDGMGGHEAGQIASELALKTFIDVYLNHPASDTEVALRTAVGAANRFVLDVARAVPSRRGMGTTLSALVLLQDQGYIAQVGDSRVYRLREEALEQLTRDHTWVEDMVLLGSMSRTEAENHPNRHMLTRAIGTESDAEPDVFTFSLREGDVYMLCSDGLTNHVEDPEIAKILNGNGPSESAWKLVGAALVGGGSDNTTCIVVRLDGLTAVSEETRP; from the coding sequence ATGGAAGAGACCACAGCCGAATTCGACGTCGTCGACCTGGTACCTGCCGCTGAACTCCGGATCCGGACGGCCGTGTCGGTCGGAGCCAAGACCGACCTGGGACGGGTCAGGGAGAACAACGAGGACAAGTACGAGTTTTACGTTCCCGACGACGTCGCCAGGCTTGCCACCAAGGGCCTCGTGTTCGTGGTGTGCGACGGTATGGGCGGCCACGAAGCCGGCCAGATCGCCAGCGAACTCGCCCTGAAGACCTTCATCGACGTCTATCTCAACCATCCGGCCTCGGACACCGAGGTCGCCCTGCGCACGGCGGTCGGTGCCGCCAACCGCTTCGTCCTCGACGTCGCCCGGGCCGTGCCGAGCCGACGCGGCATGGGCACGACCTTGAGCGCGCTCGTCCTGCTGCAAGATCAGGGCTACATCGCGCAGGTCGGCGACTCCCGGGTCTATCGGCTGCGGGAAGAAGCCCTCGAACAACTGACGCGGGACCACACCTGGGTCGAAGACATGGTCCTTCTAGGATCGATGAGCCGGACCGAAGCGGAGAACCACCCGAACCGCCATATGCTCACGAGGGCGATCGGGACAGAAAGCGACGCCGAGCCGGACGTGTTCACGTTCAGTCTTCGCGAAGGAGACGTCTATATGCTCTGTAGCGACGGCCTGACGAACCACGTCGAAGACCCCGAAATCGCAAAGATCTTGAACGGGAACGGGCCGAGCGAATCCGCGTGGAAGCTCGTCGGCGCCGCGTTGGTGGGTGGCGGAAGCGACAATACGACGTGCATCGTCGTCCGGTTGGACGGCCTGACCGCCGTCAGCGAGGAAACTCGACCCTAA
- a CDS encoding RNA-binding protein: protein MATKSLYVGNLPYSTDEKGLTELFAPYGASNARIVEGRGFGFVDVEEDQMEAAIEATNGKPLGGRPLTVNEARPREPRSGGGGGGGGRFGGGGGGGGYGGGGGYGGGGGYGGGRDGGRDRGGRDRGGRGGRW from the coding sequence ATGGCAACGAAATCCCTGTATGTCGGGAACCTGCCCTACTCGACGGACGAGAAGGGTCTCACAGAACTGTTCGCACCTTACGGAGCGAGCAACGCTAGGATCGTCGAGGGACGAGGCTTCGGTTTCGTCGACGTCGAAGAAGACCAGATGGAGGCCGCGATCGAGGCCACCAACGGCAAGCCCTTGGGCGGCCGGCCCCTGACGGTGAACGAAGCGCGGCCGCGCGAGCCCCGATCGGGCGGCGGCGGTGGCGGTGGTGGCCGCTTCGGCGGCGGCGGCGGTGGTGGCGGCTACGGTGGTGGCGGCGGCTATGGCGGCGGCGGTGGTTACGGCGGTGGCCGTGACGGCGGGCGCGACCGTGGCGGTCGTGACCGTGGCGGCCGCGGCGGCCGCTGGTGA